One Capillibacterium thermochitinicola DNA window includes the following coding sequences:
- a CDS encoding ROK family transcriptional regulator, with protein sequence MFKKAINQELMRTNNKAQILRCVKAKQVVSKRELTEELGLSTTTVATFIRELEEENLILNSGIARSTGGRRSLLYQLNPDYCYTLGLDLQVDRIVGVLLDFKGDVQAEKEVAFQGRDEWQVVPLLKTFIHDLLATHKIPWAKLGGIGIGVPGVLNNEAEIIDFAPNLGWKNVDLPAMLALDKPVYLENEANAGALGEVEFGLGRNVGHLAYISVGMGIGCGLIIDHRLFSGHLRNAGEFGHMTVEPEGLPCRCGNRGCWEVYASNAAALRMYAEETGNQQITFPEFLLKCHEDDHCATNVLQTVSKYLGLGIASVINGLNPEMVIIGGEIANVKPLIFNSLLKEIKERTLEKSYAGVRLEFSQLGNKAAALGMGTIVLEQIINALT encoded by the coding sequence ATGTTTAAAAAGGCAATCAATCAGGAGCTTATGCGGACCAACAACAAAGCGCAGATCCTCCGTTGCGTCAAAGCCAAACAAGTGGTTTCCAAGCGCGAACTCACCGAGGAACTTGGTTTAAGTACCACGACCGTGGCGACATTCATCCGCGAATTGGAAGAGGAGAACTTGATCCTCAACAGCGGGATCGCCCGCTCGACCGGTGGGCGAAGATCCCTCCTCTATCAGTTAAACCCGGACTACTGTTATACTCTGGGGCTTGACCTTCAAGTCGACCGCATCGTGGGCGTCCTCCTTGATTTTAAAGGCGATGTCCAGGCGGAAAAGGAAGTTGCTTTTCAGGGCCGGGATGAGTGGCAGGTTGTTCCCCTGCTCAAAACTTTTATCCACGATTTATTGGCCACACACAAAATCCCCTGGGCAAAACTGGGGGGAATCGGGATCGGTGTCCCGGGCGTCCTCAACAATGAAGCGGAGATCATCGATTTTGCGCCGAACCTTGGGTGGAAAAACGTGGATCTACCGGCCATGCTTGCTTTGGATAAACCGGTCTATCTTGAAAACGAAGCCAATGCCGGCGCCTTGGGCGAAGTGGAGTTCGGCTTGGGACGCAATGTCGGCCATCTGGCTTACATCTCTGTCGGCATGGGGATCGGTTGCGGGTTAATCATCGACCATAGGTTATTCTCCGGACATCTGCGCAATGCGGGCGAATTCGGGCATATGACGGTGGAGCCGGAGGGTTTGCCCTGCCGGTGCGGGAACAGGGGCTGCTGGGAGGTTTACGCCTCGAACGCGGCCGCCCTCCGGATGTACGCGGAAGAAACCGGTAATCAACAAATTACATTCCCGGAATTTCTCCTTAAATGCCACGAAGACGACCACTGCGCAACCAATGTCCTCCAGACGGTCTCCAAATACCTCGGCCTCGGGATCGCCAGTGTGATCAACGGCTTGAATCCGGAGATGGTGATCATCGGGGGTGAGATTGCCAACGTTAAACCGTTGATTTTCAACTCGTTGCTGAAGGAGATCAAAGAACGGACCCTGGAGAAGTCCTATGCCGGTGTCCGCTTGGAATTTTCCCAACTCGGTAACAAGGCGGCTGCTTTGGGCATGGGCACCATCGTTCTTGAGCAGATCATCAATGCGTTGACCTGA
- a CDS encoding fumarate hydratase — MRELNVGVVTETVARLCVEACRELGADVRALLEKARNEEESAFGCFILDQVLANLAVAAREQLPICQDTGICVVFLEIGQDLHLTGGDLEEAVNAGVRRGYQEGYLRKSVLSPLTRVNTQDNTPAVIHTRIVPGDRLKVTVAPKGAGSENMSRLQMLKPADGIEGVKRFVLETVAAAGGCACPPLIVGVGIGGTMEKAALLAKKALIRPAGTTSAEPAVAALEAELLALINQTGIGPQGLGGKVTALAVHIETYPTHIAALPVAVNLQCHVARHRSAIL; from the coding sequence GTGCGGGAGCTCAATGTGGGAGTGGTTACGGAGACGGTCGCCCGGTTGTGTGTTGAGGCCTGCCGGGAACTCGGGGCGGATGTCCGCGCTTTGCTGGAAAAAGCCCGTAACGAGGAGGAGTCGGCGTTCGGTTGTTTCATCCTTGACCAAGTGTTGGCGAATTTGGCGGTGGCGGCCCGGGAACAACTGCCCATTTGCCAGGACACCGGGATCTGTGTGGTTTTTCTGGAAATCGGCCAGGATCTGCACCTGACCGGTGGGGACTTGGAGGAAGCGGTCAATGCGGGTGTCCGCCGGGGGTACCAGGAGGGTTACCTCCGGAAGTCGGTGCTTTCGCCCTTGACCCGGGTTAACACGCAGGATAATACGCCGGCGGTGATCCACACCCGGATCGTGCCGGGGGATCGCCTGAAGGTGACCGTCGCCCCCAAGGGGGCCGGCAGTGAGAACATGAGCCGTTTGCAGATGCTGAAACCGGCCGACGGGATCGAGGGCGTAAAGCGCTTTGTCCTGGAAACGGTGGCGGCGGCGGGGGGGTGTGCCTGTCCGCCGCTGATTGTGGGGGTAGGGATCGGCGGTACAATGGAAAAGGCGGCTCTCCTGGCGAAAAAAGCCCTGATCCGCCCGGCCGGGACGACCAGTGCCGAGCCGGCGGTCGCCGCCCTCGAAGCGGAACTGTTGGCTTTAATCAACCAAACCGGGATTGGACCGCAGGGGCTGGGCGGAAAGGTAACGGCTCTGGCGGTACACATTGAGACCTACCCCACCCACATCGCCGCCCTTCCGGTGGCGGTGAACCTTCAGTGCCATGTTGCCCGCCACCGGAGCGCAATCTTGTGA
- a CDS encoding FumA C-terminus/TtdB family hydratase beta subunit has translation MAKTKALQTPVRPEELAGLTSGDLVSLSGIVYTARDAAHQRLVAQLAAGQPLPFVLDNQALFYTGPSPTPPGKAIGSCGPTTSSRMDGYTPALLEKGLKLMIGKGPRSAEVVAAIRRYRAAYLVATGGAAALLAQCVKKAELIAYPDLGPEAVYRLEVEAMPLIVAIDPEGRDLFAKP, from the coding sequence GTGGCGAAAACCAAAGCACTCCAAACCCCGGTCCGCCCGGAAGAGCTGGCCGGTTTGACCAGTGGGGACCTGGTCTCCTTATCGGGGATCGTTTACACCGCCCGTGATGCAGCCCACCAACGACTGGTGGCCCAGTTGGCAGCGGGGCAGCCGTTGCCGTTCGTCCTGGACAACCAGGCCCTTTTTTACACCGGACCCAGTCCGACGCCGCCGGGAAAGGCCATCGGTTCCTGCGGCCCGACGACCAGCAGCCGGATGGACGGGTACACCCCGGCTTTACTGGAGAAGGGTTTAAAGCTTATGATCGGGAAGGGTCCCCGTTCGGCCGAGGTCGTGGCGGCGATCCGCCGGTACCGGGCCGCTTACCTGGTGGCGACCGGTGGGGCGGCGGCGCTGCTGGCCCAGTGTGTAAAGAAGGCCGAGCTGATTGCCTATCCCGACCTGGGCCCGGAAGCCGTCTACCGTTTGGAAGTGGAAGCGATGCCACTGATTGTGGCGATCGATCCCGAAGGCCGGGATCTTTTTGCCAAACCATAA
- a CDS encoding undecaprenyldiphospho-muramoylpentapeptide beta-N-acetylglucosaminyltransferase, translating to MKRIVLTGGGTAGHVMPNLALLPKLRQRGWEVLYIGSYDGMERALIEERQIPYYPVATGKFRRYLSAQNLTDPFRVIKGVFQSYRLLKELRPQVVFSKGGFVAVPVTIGAWLNGIPVVLHESDLTPGLANRLALPFATAVCATFPETMKYLPENKGVLTGNPIRPELLNGSKEEGLKICGFTPDKPVLLVMGGSLGSVTINKLIRAILPDLLLQFQVAHICGQGNVDPNLDRYKGYKQFSFVGPELPHILAAADICVSRAGANFLFELLALKKPHLLIPLPKGASRGDQILNAQSFKGQNFSMVLYEEEINETLLKKQIALLYQNREDYIKAMRESNLADAASEVIRVIEETARARSVRARKK from the coding sequence ATGAAGAGAATCGTCTTGACCGGTGGCGGCACGGCCGGCCATGTCATGCCCAACCTGGCCCTGCTCCCAAAGTTGCGGCAGCGGGGATGGGAAGTTTTATATATCGGTAGTTACGACGGGATGGAGAGAGCGTTAATCGAGGAACGACAGATCCCCTACTACCCGGTGGCCACCGGCAAATTCCGGCGCTACCTTTCCGCCCAAAACCTGACCGATCCGTTCCGGGTAATAAAAGGAGTGTTCCAGTCCTACCGCTTATTGAAAGAACTCCGTCCCCAAGTGGTCTTCTCTAAAGGGGGCTTTGTCGCCGTTCCGGTAACCATCGGCGCCTGGCTGAACGGGATCCCGGTCGTCCTGCACGAATCGGACCTCACCCCGGGCCTGGCCAACCGGCTGGCTTTACCGTTTGCCACCGCCGTCTGCGCCACTTTCCCCGAGACCATGAAGTACCTGCCCGAAAATAAGGGGGTGCTGACCGGAAATCCCATCCGCCCCGAATTACTGAACGGCAGCAAGGAGGAAGGGCTAAAAATCTGCGGGTTCACCCCGGATAAACCGGTCCTCCTGGTCATGGGGGGCAGTCTCGGTTCGGTGACCATCAATAAGTTGATCCGGGCCATCCTCCCGGATCTCCTGCTCCAGTTCCAAGTTGCCCACATCTGCGGCCAGGGGAATGTCGACCCCAACTTGGACAGGTACAAGGGGTACAAACAGTTTTCCTTTGTCGGCCCGGAACTACCCCACATTTTGGCCGCCGCCGATATCTGCGTTTCCCGCGCCGGGGCCAACTTCCTCTTTGAACTGCTGGCCTTGAAAAAACCCCATCTGCTTATCCCGCTGCCGAAAGGTGCCAGCCGGGGTGACCAGATCCTCAACGCCCAGTCGTTCAAAGGGCAAAATTTCAGCATGGTCCTGTACGAAGAGGAGATCAACGAGACGCTCCTTAAAAAACAGATTGCCCTGCTTTACCAGAACCGTGAGGACTACATCAAAGCGATGCGCGAAAGTAACCTGGCCGATGCGGCAAGCGAAGTGATCCGGGTGATCGAAGAGACCGCGCGGGCGCGGTCCGTACGCGCTAGGAAAAAATAA
- a CDS encoding glycine hydroxymethyltransferase: MKNSALREYLATTDPAAVNTGFVAYLASLEEVAKVAPSIARDIVYELRDQRNNLKLIASENYSSLSAQLAMGNLLTDKYAEGYPFHRFYAGCDNIDQVESYAVAQACRLFGAEHAYVQPHSGADANLVAFWAILSAKVKTPTLESWGVKDPNQLNNEDWNKLRHLLGNQRLLGMDYYAGGHLTHGYRHNVSAQMFEAFSYGVDPETGLLDYEALARQAAEVKPLILLAGYSAYPRAINFRRLRQIADDVGAVLMVDMAHFAGLVAGGVFTGDYNPVRHAHVVTTTTHKTLRGPRGGLVLCTKEFAEHVDKGCPLVIGGPLPHVMAAKAVALTEANADEFKAYAHRIVENARSLAEACLARGMKVATGGTDNHLLLIDVRPFGLTGRQAESAVRECGITLNRNSLPNDSNGPWYTSGLRVGTPAVTTLGMGPDEMKEIADCLYQILSHTKPETISEGAQAGQPSKARYQLDDQVKAEVRARVQALLSRFPVYPELDLELLLKYFG, encoded by the coding sequence ATGAAAAATTCGGCCCTCAGAGAATATTTGGCGACAACAGACCCGGCTGCTGTAAACACAGGGTTTGTGGCTTATCTGGCCAGTTTGGAAGAAGTGGCGAAAGTAGCCCCGTCAATTGCGCGGGATATTGTTTATGAGCTTCGTGACCAAAGGAACAATTTAAAGTTGATTGCCAGCGAGAACTATTCTTCCCTCTCCGCTCAGCTGGCGATGGGCAATCTCCTGACCGACAAGTATGCGGAGGGATATCCGTTCCACCGGTTTTACGCCGGTTGTGACAATATAGACCAGGTGGAGAGTTATGCGGTGGCGCAGGCCTGCCGCCTGTTCGGAGCGGAGCATGCCTATGTGCAGCCCCACAGCGGCGCCGACGCCAACTTGGTTGCCTTCTGGGCGATTTTGAGTGCGAAGGTGAAAACCCCAACCCTGGAAAGTTGGGGGGTCAAGGATCCCAACCAGCTTAACAACGAAGACTGGAATAAACTGCGCCATCTCTTAGGAAACCAGCGGCTCTTGGGGATGGACTACTATGCGGGGGGACACCTCACCCACGGTTACCGGCACAACGTCTCCGCCCAGATGTTTGAGGCTTTCAGTTACGGGGTGGACCCGGAAACCGGCCTTCTGGATTACGAGGCCCTGGCCCGGCAGGCGGCGGAAGTCAAACCCCTCATTTTACTGGCGGGCTATAGTGCTTACCCGCGGGCGATCAATTTCCGGCGGCTGCGCCAGATCGCCGATGACGTTGGCGCGGTGCTGATGGTTGATATGGCCCACTTTGCCGGTTTGGTGGCGGGTGGGGTCTTTACCGGAGACTATAATCCGGTCCGCCATGCCCATGTGGTGACAACCACCACCCATAAAACCTTACGGGGGCCCCGCGGCGGTCTGGTTCTCTGTACCAAAGAATTCGCGGAGCACGTGGATAAAGGTTGTCCGCTGGTGATCGGCGGGCCGCTGCCCCATGTTATGGCGGCCAAAGCGGTGGCCTTGACCGAAGCAAACGCCGACGAGTTCAAGGCTTATGCCCACCGGATCGTGGAGAACGCCCGGAGCCTGGCCGAGGCCTGTTTGGCCAGAGGGATGAAGGTCGCCACCGGGGGTACGGACAACCATCTCCTGTTGATCGATGTACGGCCTTTTGGCCTTACCGGCCGGCAGGCCGAGAGTGCGGTCCGCGAGTGCGGGATCACCTTGAACCGGAACTCTTTACCCAACGATTCCAACGGCCCCTGGTACACCAGCGGGTTACGGGTGGGAACGCCCGCCGTCACGACTTTGGGGATGGGCCCGGACGAGATGAAGGAGATTGCGGACTGTCTCTACCAGATCCTGAGCCATACCAAACCGGAGACCATCAGCGAGGGGGCCCAGGCCGGACAGCCCAGTAAAGCCCGGTACCAACTGGATGACCAGGTCAAAGCGGAGGTCCGGGCGCGGGTCCAAGCTTTACTTTCCCGTTTTCCGGTCTACCCGGAACTGGATCTGGAGCTGCTGCTTAAATATTTCGGCTGA
- a CDS encoding radical SAM protein, with protein MDRKIKLVYATAHGELEYDSELGALGANGEEYWELRAEDLIPLPAGATLFYLPGRAPLGLADDGTVEFINEKGIQAVAAILPQGYTRLFLPAYQRKENAPGLPLFGYTAVAFKEGRLWVAARRTDEPGKWDPCFYNTPELPGLIQAKLDAYPENRILKQLARCAREYQCFTAQNIFYGRWEGGIPVSPSCNARCLGCISKQVAECCPSPQERIAFTPTVEEVVEVGLPHLAGDGAILSFGQGCEGESLLAGKVLKAAITTLRQKTKAGTININTNAGLPTVLEELAAAGLDTARISLFSADPVSYRFYHRPQGYTLNQVGEAIGRLDRHGVFVSLNLLTLPGFTDREAQVEKLFAFLRRYPVGMIQIRNLNIDPDYIWARLRQEKLVPAGEALGIAGFLAELNREFPQLTVGNYSRAHRGRA; from the coding sequence ATGGACCGAAAGATTAAACTGGTTTATGCCACCGCCCACGGGGAGCTGGAGTACGATTCGGAACTGGGCGCCTTGGGGGCGAACGGCGAGGAATATTGGGAGCTAAGGGCGGAGGATCTGATCCCGTTGCCCGCCGGGGCCACTCTTTTTTATCTCCCCGGGCGGGCCCCTTTGGGTTTGGCGGACGATGGTACCGTGGAGTTCATCAACGAAAAGGGGATCCAGGCGGTGGCGGCGATCCTGCCCCAGGGTTATACCCGGTTGTTTCTCCCCGCTTACCAGCGGAAAGAGAACGCGCCGGGTCTTCCCTTGTTCGGGTATACAGCGGTGGCGTTTAAAGAGGGGCGGCTTTGGGTCGCAGCCCGCCGCACCGATGAACCGGGAAAATGGGATCCGTGTTTCTACAACACCCCGGAGCTCCCCGGTTTGATCCAGGCTAAATTGGACGCTTACCCGGAAAACCGGATTCTGAAACAGTTGGCCCGCTGCGCCAGGGAATACCAGTGTTTTACGGCGCAGAACATTTTCTACGGGCGCTGGGAGGGGGGAATCCCGGTTTCCCCGTCCTGCAACGCCCGGTGCCTGGGGTGTATCTCCAAGCAGGTTGCCGAGTGTTGTCCTTCGCCCCAGGAGCGGATTGCTTTTACCCCGACGGTGGAGGAGGTGGTTGAGGTCGGCCTCCCGCATCTGGCCGGTGACGGGGCGATCCTCAGCTTCGGCCAGGGGTGCGAAGGGGAGTCGCTTCTCGCCGGGAAAGTGCTGAAGGCGGCGATTACCACCCTGCGGCAAAAAACAAAAGCCGGCACCATTAATATCAACACCAATGCCGGTCTCCCCACTGTCCTGGAGGAGCTGGCCGCCGCCGGGCTGGACACGGCGCGGATCAGCCTTTTCTCCGCCGACCCGGTGTCTTACCGGTTTTACCACCGGCCCCAGGGTTATACCCTTAACCAGGTCGGCGAGGCCATTGGCCGCTTGGACCGGCACGGGGTCTTTGTCTCCTTGAACTTGCTGACGTTGCCCGGCTTTACCGACCGGGAAGCGCAAGTGGAGAAGCTTTTTGCCTTCCTCCGCCGCTACCCGGTGGGGATGATCCAGATCCGCAACCTCAATATCGATCCGGATTATATATGGGCGCGTCTGCGCCAGGAAAAACTGGTCCCCGCCGGTGAAGCTTTGGGGATCGCCGGTTTTCTTGCGGAGCTCAATCGGGAATTTCCACAGCTTACGGTGGGGAACTACAGCCGGGCGCACCGCGGCCGGGCTTAA
- a CDS encoding N-acetylmuramoyl-L-alanine amidase family protein: protein MRIIIILRKEKILPLIALSTVLAALLLCSILYRVIPARSRLGQTTVVIDPGHGGIDGGTQDRAGHLEKDINLDIAHKIRAQLVQCGINVVMTREDDIELAPYQPGRSGRHRRDLTARIERARNAKALFLVSIHCDWSTAAERRGMVAFYYYRNPVGKTLASSIQEELNKIQPRPQKAVPGKYFLLEQPGINGVIVEVGFLSNPEEAALLRQPDYQEKIALAIARGILRAIPAVTAQPGAVPAPPP, encoded by the coding sequence ATGCGAATCATCATCATTCTCCGGAAAGAAAAAATCCTGCCCCTGATCGCTCTCAGCACCGTCCTGGCCGCCCTGCTTCTTTGCTCCATCCTGTACCGGGTCATCCCCGCCCGGAGCAGGCTTGGACAAACCACCGTTGTGATTGACCCGGGCCACGGCGGGATCGACGGGGGGACGCAGGACCGCGCCGGCCACTTGGAAAAGGACATCAATCTGGACATTGCCCACAAAATCCGGGCGCAACTTGTGCAGTGCGGGATCAATGTCGTCATGACGCGCGAAGACGACATTGAACTCGCCCCTTACCAACCGGGGCGGAGTGGCCGCCACCGCCGGGATTTAACCGCCCGGATTGAACGGGCCAGGAATGCAAAGGCCCTTTTCCTGGTGAGTATCCATTGTGACTGGTCAACCGCGGCGGAGCGCCGCGGCATGGTCGCTTTTTATTATTACCGGAACCCGGTCGGGAAAACGCTCGCCTCAAGCATCCAGGAGGAGTTGAACAAGATCCAGCCGCGGCCGCAAAAGGCCGTCCCGGGCAAGTATTTCCTCCTGGAGCAACCCGGGATCAACGGGGTCATCGTCGAGGTTGGCTTCCTCTCCAATCCGGAGGAGGCCGCCCTCCTCCGGCAGCCGGACTACCAGGAAAAGATCGCCCTCGCCATCGCCCGGGGCATCCTGCGGGCGATACCGGCGGTCACCGCGCAACCCGGGGCCGTCCCGGCCCCGCCGCCTTAA
- a CDS encoding CCA tRNA nucleotidyltransferase gives MLRRGKWAQICRRIPAEVFTVLQRLQSAGYQAYLVGGAPRDLLRGHPPQDWDIATDARPEQVKALFDRTVAVGEKFGTVGVLIGEQQVEVTTFRREGEYSDGRRPDWVAFTPDLVADLARRDFTINALALDPIGRRLVDPFRGLWALKRRLVKAVGDPAARFQEDPLRMLRFYRFQSTLGFRGETATEQGIEAEAITRISGKRIRDELTKLLLGADPARGLKGLARSGLLTAIMPEFKAVWATDPAIFTHLVATVEAIKPTAELRWAAFLHDLGKATTRQVEGDRIRYFGHEKVGHELAAGILERLRFSNAFRQKVLTLIRWHMFQADPWLTDAALRRLVGKVGPEHIIDLLELRRADIVGTGGPSARALENLVRFHRRVQALLAGERVFTRKDLAVNGREVMAFLGLPPGPQVGAVLDDVFHWVTEDPARNRKELILDYLRKWRAKQ, from the coding sequence GTGCTGAGGAGGGGAAAGTGGGCCCAAATATGCCGGCGGATTCCGGCGGAGGTCTTTACCGTCCTGCAGCGGCTGCAAAGCGCGGGTTACCAAGCCTATCTGGTCGGGGGCGCGCCCCGCGACCTATTGCGCGGGCACCCGCCGCAGGACTGGGATATCGCCACGGACGCCCGGCCGGAGCAAGTCAAGGCCCTCTTCGACCGCACCGTGGCGGTGGGGGAGAAGTTCGGCACGGTTGGTGTGCTAATCGGGGAACAGCAGGTTGAAGTCACCACCTTCCGCCGGGAAGGCGAATACAGTGACGGACGCCGCCCCGATTGGGTCGCCTTCACCCCGGACCTGGTGGCCGACCTGGCGCGGCGGGATTTTACCATTAATGCGCTGGCCCTGGACCCGATCGGGCGGCGTCTGGTCGATCCTTTCCGCGGGTTGTGGGCCCTGAAACGGCGATTGGTCAAAGCGGTAGGTGACCCCGCCGCCCGTTTTCAGGAAGATCCCCTGCGCATGCTCCGCTTCTACCGTTTTCAGTCGACCCTGGGGTTTCGGGGAGAGACTGCGACGGAGCAGGGGATTGAAGCGGAAGCCATTACCAGGATCAGTGGGAAACGGATCCGGGATGAGCTGACCAAGCTGCTGCTCGGGGCGGATCCGGCCCGTGGCCTCAAGGGACTCGCCCGGAGCGGGTTGTTGACGGCGATCATGCCGGAGTTTAAGGCCGTTTGGGCTACCGACCCTGCCATCTTTACACACTTGGTGGCGACGGTGGAGGCGATTAAACCAACGGCCGAGCTGCGCTGGGCCGCTTTTCTCCACGATCTGGGGAAGGCGACCACCCGGCAAGTGGAGGGGGACCGGATCCGCTACTTTGGCCACGAAAAGGTCGGCCACGAGCTGGCCGCCGGGATCCTGGAGCGGCTCCGGTTTTCCAATGCCTTCCGGCAAAAGGTGTTGACCTTAATCCGCTGGCATATGTTTCAAGCCGACCCCTGGCTGACCGATGCCGCCCTCCGGCGGCTGGTCGGGAAAGTGGGGCCGGAGCACATCATTGACCTTTTGGAGTTAAGACGGGCCGATATTGTCGGTACCGGCGGACCGTCCGCCCGCGCCTTGGAGAATTTGGTCCGCTTTCACCGGCGGGTACAGGCGCTTTTGGCTGGCGAGAGGGTGTTTACCCGGAAAGACTTGGCCGTGAACGGCCGCGAAGTCATGGCCTTTTTGGGCCTTCCGCCCGGTCCGCAGGTGGGTGCGGTGCTGGATGACGTCTTCCATTGGGTGACGGAGGATCCGGCGCGGAACCGTAAAGAACTGATCCTGGACTATCTGCGGAAATGGCGGGCTAAGCAATAA
- the yqfC gene encoding sporulation protein YqfC, producing MGRQTLKARLSAKLAEYFELPSDVVLNLPRLVLTGDQQLVVENHRGLKLYTRTEVCLQTTIGLLTVSGEELNIKLITADQVEIDGRITRVEWKAGGEEQCSPNA from the coding sequence GTGGGAAGGCAAACGCTAAAAGCCCGCCTCAGTGCAAAGCTTGCGGAATACTTTGAGTTACCATCCGATGTCGTGCTGAATTTGCCCCGCCTGGTCCTGACGGGCGATCAGCAACTGGTGGTGGAAAACCACCGGGGGTTAAAGTTATATACCCGGACGGAGGTTTGCCTGCAGACGACGATTGGACTCCTTACCGTAAGCGGAGAAGAGTTGAATATAAAATTGATCACCGCCGACCAGGTGGAGATTGACGGCCGGATTACCCGGGTCGAGTGGAAAGCAGGGGGGGAAGAGCAATGCTCTCCCAACGCTTGA
- a CDS encoding sporulation protein YqfD, producing MLSQRLNAFFQGYLVAMVKGARSEELLNRGIAGGVVFWDIDKKAPGTILFKVHARQYAKLRPFFFRTGTKGKILRKKGWPFLWRRVWRKKGWLLGMALFLSMLLTLSSFIWFIEVTGVETLDPNLIRHHLAVLGLAPGVPRRTITPQRDWLIRELRIRLPEVVWVTIRLRGVVAEVVVAEKRLPPPVDDGPRNMVAAKDGLITEIILLEGIPLVRVGDMVSHGDLLILGETTRVHLDGSVEKKKVKAAGEVRARVWYEIEVDEPLAVLEPRVTGGQKTVYRLRLGNRLLTLFSRGAVAPESFVCQDRAVKRILPGRNSLSLVELIKDTYQTVEWTTVQIPPETALLNARKKAESRIGTVLPAGVRPEKTQEDWSLQAGVLHYRLIIETKENIAVPD from the coding sequence ATGCTCTCCCAACGCTTGAACGCCTTCTTCCAGGGCTATCTGGTGGCGATGGTCAAAGGGGCCCGCAGCGAAGAGCTGCTGAACCGGGGGATTGCCGGTGGGGTTGTGTTCTGGGATATTGACAAGAAGGCCCCCGGTACGATCCTCTTCAAAGTGCACGCCCGCCAATATGCGAAGCTGCGCCCATTTTTTTTTCGGACCGGCACCAAAGGAAAGATCCTCCGGAAAAAGGGCTGGCCTTTTCTTTGGCGAAGGGTCTGGCGGAAAAAAGGCTGGCTGTTGGGGATGGCCCTGTTCCTGAGTATGCTTTTAACCCTTTCGTCCTTCATCTGGTTTATTGAGGTCACCGGCGTCGAGACACTAGACCCCAACCTGATCCGGCACCACCTGGCCGTCCTGGGGTTGGCCCCCGGGGTGCCCCGCCGGACGATCACCCCGCAACGGGACTGGTTAATCCGCGAACTGCGGATCCGGCTGCCGGAGGTGGTGTGGGTGACGATCCGGCTGCGAGGGGTGGTCGCCGAGGTGGTGGTGGCCGAGAAGCGACTGCCGCCCCCGGTCGATGACGGACCAAGGAATATGGTGGCGGCAAAGGACGGGCTGATCACGGAGATCATATTACTTGAAGGGATACCGTTGGTCCGGGTGGGGGATATGGTCTCCCACGGGGATCTCTTGATTTTGGGGGAGACCACCCGGGTCCACCTGGACGGGTCAGTCGAGAAGAAAAAGGTCAAAGCGGCGGGGGAAGTGCGGGCGCGGGTTTGGTATGAGATAGAGGTCGACGAACCCCTGGCCGTCCTGGAACCAAGGGTAACCGGTGGACAAAAGACCGTCTACCGCTTGCGGCTGGGTAACCGGCTCCTGACCCTGTTTTCCCGCGGGGCGGTCGCGCCCGAAAGTTTTGTCTGTCAAGACCGGGCGGTGAAGAGGATCCTGCCCGGCAGGAATAGCCTTAGTTTAGTCGAATTGATCAAGGATACTTACCAAACGGTCGAGTGGACCACCGTGCAGATTCCGCCCGAAACCGCCCTGCTGAACGCGCGAAAAAAGGCGGAAAGCCGCATTGGGACGGTGCTGCCGGCGGGTGTCCGGCCGGAAAAGACCCAGGAGGACTGGAGCCTGCAAGCGGGGGTCTTGCATTACCGCCTCATTATAGAGACCAAAGAGAATATTGCGGTCCCGGATTAA